In Rhodothermales bacterium, one DNA window encodes the following:
- the coaE gene encoding dephospho-CoA kinase (Dephospho-CoA kinase (CoaE) performs the final step in coenzyme A biosynthesis.) — MTTLGVTGGIGSGKSAACRIFEELGARVVYADVEAKQLMHQDSALRAAITEAFGSESYDAEGRLNRPHLAARVFGDATQVARLNALVHPRVRERMLALIDKARADGTDLLVYEAALLFETGADRVLDHVAVVDAPIDTRIARVVERDGVTREAVLARMQHQLPAADLRRRADFVIENDGDLTHLRAQVEALYRRFTSAPA; from the coding sequence ATGACCACGCTCGGCGTCACCGGCGGCATCGGCAGCGGGAAATCGGCGGCGTGCCGGATCTTCGAAGAACTCGGCGCGCGCGTCGTCTACGCCGACGTCGAGGCGAAGCAGCTGATGCATCAGGACTCAGCGCTGCGAGCCGCGATCACCGAGGCGTTCGGGTCGGAGAGCTACGACGCCGAGGGCCGGCTGAACCGCCCCCACCTCGCCGCCCGCGTGTTCGGCGACGCCACGCAGGTCGCCCGGCTCAACGCGCTCGTCCACCCTCGTGTCCGCGAGCGCATGCTCGCCCTCATCGACAAGGCCCGCGCCGACGGCACTGACCTGCTCGTCTACGAGGCCGCGCTCCTCTTCGAGACCGGCGCGGACCGCGTGCTCGACCACGTAGCTGTCGTCGACGCGCCAATCGACACACGCATCGCCCGCGTGGTGGAGCGCGACGGCGTGACGCGCGAAGCCGTCCTCGCCCGGATGCAGCACCAACTCCCCGCCGCCGACCTCCGCCGCCGCGCCGACTTCGTGATCGAGAACGACGGCGACCTCACCCACCTCCGTGCCCAAGTCGAGGCGCTCTACCGTCGGTTCACGTCAGCCCCTGCGTGA
- a CDS encoding ABC transporter ATP-binding protein produces MIHVQNVHVAYDGKEVLHGVSFHVGGGQIAGYVGPNGAGKTTTMRLLTGTLKPDAGRITLAGIDVVEHPLEAKRRYGFVPEHGHLYESFTPEEYLLFIGRMYGLDEDLVRTRLAALLRYWKLDGEAQRKMVGFSKGMKQKVLLSAGLLHAPPVLLLDEPLSGLDAEAVLLARALFRRWADAGRTVLYSSHILDAVERIADRVIVIRDGHIIGEGSPEELKTVTASASLERAFSQLTSTEDVAARTDQLMTDGFGETVAP; encoded by the coding sequence ATGATCCACGTCCAGAACGTCCACGTCGCCTACGACGGCAAAGAGGTGCTGCACGGCGTCTCGTTCCACGTCGGCGGCGGGCAGATCGCCGGGTACGTCGGCCCCAACGGCGCGGGCAAGACGACGACGATGCGCCTGCTCACGGGCACGCTGAAGCCCGACGCCGGACGCATCACGCTCGCAGGGATCGACGTGGTGGAGCACCCACTGGAGGCGAAGCGGCGCTACGGGTTCGTGCCCGAGCACGGCCACCTCTACGAGAGCTTTACGCCGGAGGAATACCTCCTCTTCATCGGGCGGATGTACGGGCTCGACGAGGACCTCGTCCGCACCCGGCTCGCGGCGCTGCTCCGCTACTGGAAGCTCGACGGCGAGGCGCAGCGGAAGATGGTCGGCTTCTCGAAGGGGATGAAGCAGAAGGTGCTCCTCAGCGCCGGTCTCCTCCACGCCCCGCCCGTCCTCCTCCTCGACGAGCCGCTCTCCGGGCTCGACGCCGAGGCCGTCCTCCTCGCCCGCGCCCTCTTCCGCCGCTGGGCCGACGCCGGCCGCACCGTCCTCTACTCCTCCCACATCCTCGACGCCGTCGAGCGCATCGCCGACCGCGTCATCGTGATCCGCGACGGGCACATCATCGGCGAGGGCTCGCCGGAGGAACTCAAGACCGTGACTGCCTCGGCCTCGCTCGAACGCGCCTTCAGCCAGCTCACCTCGACCGAAGACGTGGCGGCGCGGACGGATCAGTTGATGACCGACGGGTTCGGCGAGACGGTGGCGCCATGA